A part of Terriglobus roseus genomic DNA contains:
- a CDS encoding DUF427 domain-containing protein, which translates to MAKAIWNGQTVAESESFETVEGNVYFPEETVKREFLRPSSTSSSCPWKGQARYFTLLVDGQENPDAAWYYPDPKPAARQVKHHIAFWRGVEVSK; encoded by the coding sequence ATGGCAAAGGCAATCTGGAATGGCCAGACGGTGGCCGAAAGCGAAAGCTTCGAAACCGTTGAAGGCAATGTTTACTTCCCCGAGGAGACGGTGAAGCGCGAGTTTCTGCGCCCCAGTTCCACCTCCTCGTCCTGCCCGTGGAAGGGTCAGGCGCGCTACTTTACTCTGCTGGTCGATGGCCAGGAGAATCCCGACGCTGCCTGGTACTATCCCGATCCCAAGCCGGCAGCGCGACAGGTAAAGCACCACATCGCCTTCTGGCGCGGCGTAGAAGTCTCTAAGTAG
- the dprA gene encoding DNA-processing protein DprA → MGATRTLRAMSLASSPAAIFSMSLTELEALQMPAASARFIFEGKAKATALEEVQRLEEQNANYITHGCPEYPDRLREIYDPPAVLWYRGDVSILAEPGIAVVGTRHPSVYGAGMAQMLSRELAARGMVILSGMARGVDTEAHKGALDGRGKTVAVWGTGIDVIYPKENKRLAEQILMYGGCILSEYPLGTFPAPQNFPVRNRILSGMSVGVLVIEAAEHSGTRITARCAMEQNRDVYAVPGNVTNKGSWTPNTLIKQGARLTATWEDVWEDLPTQVRLHLEEKLEKREGKSESAAAVTASLFDERKLPPVERVVFEQLRADESVQLDDLIERLEGKLQSPEIFTALFELELAGRVRQLPGKNYVRTF, encoded by the coding sequence ATGGGTGCCACACGCACCCTCCGCGCCATGTCCCTGGCCTCGTCGCCTGCGGCGATCTTTTCCATGTCGCTCACGGAGCTGGAAGCCCTCCAGATGCCCGCAGCTTCTGCGCGCTTCATCTTCGAAGGCAAGGCCAAAGCCACTGCGCTGGAAGAAGTCCAGCGACTCGAAGAGCAGAACGCTAACTACATTACTCATGGCTGCCCGGAGTACCCGGACCGCCTCCGCGAAATTTACGATCCGCCCGCCGTCCTCTGGTACCGAGGCGACGTCAGCATCCTTGCCGAACCCGGCATCGCCGTCGTTGGCACGCGCCATCCCTCGGTCTACGGAGCAGGAATGGCCCAGATGCTCTCCCGCGAACTCGCCGCGCGCGGCATGGTCATCCTCAGCGGCATGGCCCGCGGCGTGGACACCGAAGCCCATAAGGGCGCGCTCGATGGCCGAGGCAAAACCGTCGCGGTCTGGGGCACTGGCATCGACGTCATCTATCCCAAAGAAAACAAACGCCTCGCCGAGCAGATCCTCATGTACGGCGGCTGCATCCTGTCGGAGTACCCGCTGGGCACCTTCCCGGCGCCGCAGAACTTCCCCGTCCGCAACCGTATCCTCTCTGGAATGAGCGTCGGAGTCCTCGTCATCGAGGCAGCGGAACACAGCGGCACCCGCATCACCGCGCGCTGCGCCATGGAGCAGAACCGCGACGTCTACGCCGTACCCGGGAACGTGACGAACAAGGGTTCCTGGACACCCAACACCCTCATCAAGCAGGGCGCCCGCCTCACCGCCACCTGGGAAGACGTTTGGGAAGATTTGCCCACCCAGGTCCGCCTCCACCTGGAAGAGAAGCTGGAGAAGCGCGAGGGCAAGTCTGAATCCGCAGCGGCGGTCACGGCATCTCTATTCGACGAGCGGAAGCTGCCGCCGGTCGAGCGTGTTGTCTTCGAGCAGCTTCGAGCCGACGAAAGCGTGCAACTTGATGATCTTATTGAACGACTGGAAGGGAAGTTGCAGTCGCCGGAGATCTTCACGGCGCTCTTCGAACTCGAACTTGCAGGCCGCGTTCGCCAGCTCCCCGGCAAGAATTATGTGAGGACGTTCTAG
- a CDS encoding ankyrin repeat domain-containing protein, with the protein MTAKQSSSLSSLPSRPDLDQYKKQAKELLKQLKTGDAVAVSRLHAHVAESSPDGISLSNAQFVIAREHGFASWPKFAQEIERRRLQLLVETRGPVAAFLIAASVPVGGAGHTSGNLIGADELLAAHPEIRHASIYVAAVLGDATEVRRWLSEDASLATAKGGPHGWDALTYLCFSHYLRLDKTKSEDLVEAARLLLEAGADAKTGWWETETGEERNFWESAIYGAAGIAQHAELTRLLLEYGADPNDEETPYHVPESYDLSVLRVLLESGALQPESLTTMLLRKADWHDHDGMKLLLEHGADPSRSTLWGYTALHQAIRRDNALANIRLMLDHGGDMSLADRDGHTGFALAAQRGRSDVLALLKERGIAIEVTGVDGLLAACALGDKATAHSIAREDAVASHLLKAHEGTFLAEFAGTGCRDGVELLLDLGVDVVARYEGDGYYQIARDSTALHVAAWKAWPQTAKLLIERGCPVHTLDGWGRTALQLAVKACVDSYWMNRRTPEIVKMLLEAGASKEGISLPTGYDEIDVLLGG; encoded by the coding sequence ATGACCGCTAAACAATCCTCTTCGCTTTCCAGCCTGCCTTCCCGTCCAGATCTGGACCAGTACAAAAAGCAGGCGAAAGAACTCCTCAAACAATTGAAGACCGGTGATGCTGTCGCAGTCTCGCGCCTTCATGCGCATGTCGCAGAGTCTTCACCCGACGGGATAAGCCTGAGCAACGCCCAGTTTGTGATTGCCCGCGAACATGGTTTCGCAAGCTGGCCAAAGTTTGCGCAGGAGATCGAGCGACGCAGATTACAGTTGCTGGTCGAAACGCGGGGACCGGTTGCGGCCTTCCTGATCGCCGCCAGCGTGCCGGTGGGCGGGGCTGGTCACACATCAGGAAACCTGATTGGCGCTGATGAGCTGCTTGCGGCGCATCCGGAGATACGTCACGCGAGCATCTATGTGGCAGCGGTGCTCGGTGACGCCACCGAAGTTCGGCGATGGCTGAGTGAGGATGCTTCCCTGGCGACCGCCAAGGGTGGTCCGCATGGGTGGGATGCTTTGACCTACCTTTGCTTCTCGCACTATTTGCGACTCGACAAGACGAAGAGCGAGGACCTGGTGGAGGCCGCGCGGCTTCTTCTGGAAGCGGGTGCCGATGCCAAGACCGGATGGTGGGAGACGGAGACTGGCGAGGAGCGCAATTTTTGGGAGAGCGCTATCTACGGCGCGGCTGGCATTGCACAACATGCCGAGTTGACGCGGCTTTTGCTGGAATACGGTGCCGACCCGAACGATGAAGAGACGCCTTACCACGTGCCCGAAAGCTATGACCTGAGCGTGCTGCGTGTGTTGCTGGAGAGCGGCGCTTTGCAGCCGGAGAGCCTGACGACGATGCTGCTGCGAAAGGCCGACTGGCATGACCATGACGGCATGAAGCTGCTGCTGGAACATGGCGCAGATCCGAGCCGCTCAACGCTATGGGGCTATACAGCGCTGCATCAGGCGATCCGACGTGACAATGCGCTGGCCAACATCCGACTGATGCTGGATCACGGTGGCGATATGTCACTTGCCGATAGGGATGGTCACACCGGATTTGCGTTGGCTGCGCAGCGTGGGCGCAGCGATGTTCTGGCGTTGTTGAAAGAGCGTGGCATTGCGATTGAGGTTACGGGTGTGGATGGGTTGCTGGCGGCTTGTGCCTTAGGGGATAAGGCCACGGCGCACTCGATTGCAAGGGAAGATGCGGTAGCATCGCACCTGCTGAAGGCGCATGAAGGAACGTTCCTTGCGGAGTTCGCGGGAACCGGATGCCGTGATGGAGTGGAGCTTCTGCTGGATTTGGGAGTGGATGTGGTGGCGCGGTATGAAGGCGATGGCTACTACCAGATTGCAAGGGACAGTACCGCTCTGCATGTAGCCGCATGGAAGGCATGGCCGCAAACCGCAAAGCTGCTGATTGAACGCGGCTGCCCTGTACATACGCTGGATGGCTGGGGGCGGACCGCACTGCAACTGGCGGTGAAGGCGTGCGTGGATTCGTACTGGATGAACCGCCGCACGCCGGAGATTGTGAAGATGCTGCTGGAGGCAGGAGCCTCAAAGGAAGGCATCTCGTTGCCAACTGGCTATGACGAGATTGACGTGTTGCTGGGCGGATGA
- a CDS encoding PadR family transcriptional regulator, with product MAKETTQRSSLLQGTLDMLILRTLLYGPAHGHQIGKHIQATTNDFLQMQHGSLYPALHRMEKKGWITAKWETAPDRNREFKYYRLTAEGKKQLVVEESQWKQMAEAVARVMWPAAEEN from the coding sequence ATGGCGAAAGAGACCACACAACGATCCAGCCTGTTGCAGGGCACGCTGGACATGCTGATTCTGCGCACACTGCTGTACGGCCCGGCGCATGGCCACCAGATTGGCAAACACATTCAAGCCACAACGAATGACTTTCTGCAGATGCAGCATGGATCGCTGTATCCGGCGTTGCACCGCATGGAGAAGAAGGGCTGGATCACTGCGAAGTGGGAGACGGCGCCCGATCGCAATCGTGAATTCAAGTACTACCGCCTGACGGCTGAAGGAAAGAAGCAGCTTGTGGTGGAAGAGTCGCAGTGGAAGCAGATGGCTGAGGCCGTGGCGCGTGTGATGTGGCCCGCGGCAGAGGAGAACTGA
- a CDS encoding CDGSH iron-sulfur domain-containing protein — translation MTSPTKSKVSVTVSENGPYIVTGGIPLSKQTIITDAKGGSEEWREGEAIPHKETYALCRCGHSGSKPFCDGTHAKVGFKGAETASREPYVNQAQVLDGPVLQLTDAEKLCAFARFCDPNGQVWNQVERTDHPHIKELFIHQVNNCPSGRLVAWDKATGQPIEHALPISIGLVEDPAQQCSGPLWLRGGIQVTSADGFEYEVRNRVTLCRCGESKNKPFCDGTHDAIKFHDS, via the coding sequence ATGACTTCGCCGACGAAGAGTAAGGTAAGCGTCACTGTCTCTGAGAACGGTCCGTACATCGTCACAGGTGGCATACCCCTCAGCAAGCAGACCATCATCACGGATGCTAAAGGCGGCTCTGAGGAATGGCGGGAAGGCGAGGCCATCCCCCACAAGGAGACCTACGCGCTCTGCCGCTGCGGGCACTCCGGATCGAAACCCTTCTGTGATGGCACACACGCGAAGGTTGGATTCAAGGGAGCTGAAACAGCCAGCCGTGAACCCTACGTCAATCAGGCGCAGGTGCTGGATGGTCCAGTGCTTCAGCTCACCGACGCAGAAAAGCTCTGTGCATTCGCCCGCTTCTGCGACCCGAACGGTCAGGTCTGGAACCAGGTCGAGCGAACCGATCATCCACACATCAAGGAGTTGTTCATCCACCAGGTGAACAACTGTCCTTCAGGGCGCCTCGTAGCCTGGGACAAGGCCACAGGACAACCCATTGAACACGCGTTGCCCATATCAATCGGTCTGGTGGAAGACCCGGCGCAGCAATGCAGTGGGCCGCTCTGGTTGCGCGGAGGTATACAGGTCACCTCAGCAGATGGATTCGAGTATGAGGTGCGCAATCGCGTCACGCTCTGTCGTTGCGGAGAGTCCAAAAACAAGCCGTTCTGCGACGGCACTCATGATGCAATCAAGTTCCACGATTCCTAG
- the topA gene encoding type I DNA topoisomerase, translated as MAKNLVIVESPAKAKTINKYLGNDFTVEASLGHIMDLPKNDIGVELKKRTFEPKLIISPGKEKLVDRLKKLASKADAVYLAPDPDREGEAIAAHLQWQLKPSLKNSGKIQRVTFNEITKAAVTDAFKRARDVDQNLMLAQQTRRVLDRLVGYEISPLLWDKVRRGLSAGRVQTVALRLIVDRENEIKAFNPVEYWPVDAKLTPAGKKQEFLARLYAIDGTKISVDTVSPPALPDGATAATVKAGMEKAKWSVASVEAKERRRYAPAPFSTSQLQQQASNRLGFNVKRTMGVAQRLYEGIEIGNEGTVGLITYMRTDSTRVAPVAIDMARDYIKTLGKDYLPEKPNQFKGKKDAQDAHEAIRPTNVAYTPDSIRKYLSDEQYRLYNLIWSRFVASQMTPAVYDQTTVEITGKSDRNYQVRVSGSVLKFDGFLRINNPNQSSVAEAKAAQEDSDEGVSLPGMKQGDALDLLSVVTEQKFTEPPPRFNEASLVKELEERGIGRPSTYASIINTIQDRDYVKKLARKFVPTEIGMVVTTLLVKNFPYIFDMDYTRKLEDELDEIEAGNEKWTDLLGGFYGHLTDEIKVAEKKMEDIKRMEHPTEELCEKCGSPLVLKWGKFGSFYSCSNFTKTKPKTIAVSAFKKDSKAVVKRVKDAFTYPVTVKGMVDDAEASSEEVHDDKQLLSALKIASERGKSILIDPVSCDFTKENFADKPDLAAMEAGDTEEEEFCENCGKQMVLKNGPWGPFMSCPDYSADPPCKTVRRLNQKVQQKPPEPTGEPCPQCGMELVKRQGAYGEFTSCSGYPKCKYVKQVLLDVPCPKDGAPIAERKSKMGNVFYGCTNYPKCDFSSNQKLIAKPCPKGNSSYLIEVPNKQDGYIHEVCPHNHDALPKRRPKKGAKVEEPVEDPITCDYDHKTNRKIESKAPVEIPTLQRPDPNATRPIVESVA; from the coding sequence ATGGCAAAGAATCTCGTGATCGTGGAGTCGCCGGCAAAGGCGAAGACGATCAACAAATATCTCGGCAACGATTTCACGGTGGAGGCCTCGCTGGGCCACATCATGGATCTGCCGAAGAACGACATTGGCGTCGAACTAAAGAAGCGCACCTTTGAGCCCAAGCTCATCATCTCGCCTGGCAAGGAAAAGCTCGTTGACCGCCTGAAGAAGCTCGCCTCCAAGGCTGATGCCGTCTATCTGGCGCCCGATCCTGACCGCGAAGGCGAAGCCATCGCCGCGCATCTGCAGTGGCAGCTCAAGCCGTCCCTGAAGAACTCGGGCAAGATCCAGCGCGTCACGTTCAACGAAATCACCAAGGCAGCCGTGACCGATGCCTTCAAGCGCGCCCGTGACGTCGACCAGAACCTGATGCTCGCGCAGCAGACGCGCCGCGTCCTCGACCGCCTGGTGGGCTACGAAATCTCGCCCCTGCTCTGGGATAAGGTCCGCCGCGGCCTCTCCGCCGGACGCGTACAGACGGTGGCGCTCCGCCTCATCGTCGACCGCGAAAACGAAATCAAGGCATTCAACCCCGTCGAATACTGGCCGGTAGACGCGAAGCTGACCCCCGCTGGCAAGAAGCAGGAGTTCCTCGCTCGCCTCTACGCCATCGACGGCACCAAGATCAGCGTCGACACGGTAAGCCCTCCAGCCCTGCCCGACGGCGCAACCGCCGCCACGGTCAAGGCTGGCATGGAGAAGGCCAAGTGGTCCGTCGCATCGGTAGAAGCGAAGGAACGCCGCCGCTACGCTCCCGCTCCGTTCTCGACCAGCCAGCTCCAGCAGCAGGCCTCCAACCGTCTCGGCTTCAACGTGAAGCGCACCATGGGTGTCGCCCAGCGCCTCTACGAAGGCATTGAGATCGGCAACGAAGGCACCGTCGGCCTCATCACCTACATGCGTACCGACAGCACGCGCGTCGCTCCCGTCGCCATCGACATGGCGCGTGACTACATTAAGACGCTCGGCAAGGACTACCTGCCCGAAAAGCCCAACCAGTTCAAGGGCAAGAAGGACGCGCAGGACGCCCACGAAGCCATCCGTCCCACCAACGTCGCGTACACGCCGGACAGCATCCGCAAGTACCTCAGCGACGAGCAGTACCGCCTCTATAACCTCATCTGGTCGCGCTTTGTCGCCAGCCAGATGACGCCCGCTGTTTACGACCAGACCACGGTCGAAATCACCGGCAAGAGCGACCGCAACTACCAGGTGCGCGTCTCCGGTTCCGTTTTGAAGTTTGATGGCTTCCTGCGCATCAACAACCCCAACCAGAGCAGCGTTGCAGAGGCAAAGGCCGCACAGGAAGACTCCGACGAAGGCGTCTCGCTCCCCGGCATGAAGCAGGGCGACGCGCTCGACCTCCTCAGCGTCGTCACGGAGCAGAAGTTCACCGAACCGCCGCCGCGCTTCAACGAAGCGTCACTGGTCAAGGAGCTGGAAGAGCGCGGCATCGGTCGCCCGTCCACTTACGCGTCCATCATCAACACCATTCAGGACCGCGACTACGTCAAGAAGCTCGCGCGCAAGTTCGTGCCCACGGAAATCGGCATGGTCGTCACCACGTTGCTGGTGAAGAACTTCCCGTACATCTTCGACATGGACTACACCCGCAAACTCGAAGACGAGCTCGACGAGATCGAAGCGGGCAACGAAAAGTGGACCGATCTGCTCGGCGGCTTCTACGGTCACCTGACCGACGAAATCAAGGTTGCCGAAAAGAAGATGGAAGACATCAAGCGGATGGAGCACCCCACAGAGGAACTCTGTGAAAAGTGCGGCTCACCGCTCGTCCTCAAGTGGGGCAAGTTCGGCTCGTTCTATTCGTGTAGCAATTTCACGAAGACCAAGCCGAAGACCATTGCCGTCTCTGCCTTCAAGAAAGACTCCAAGGCGGTCGTCAAGCGCGTGAAGGATGCCTTTACCTATCCCGTCACCGTCAAGGGCATGGTGGACGACGCAGAGGCCTCCAGCGAGGAAGTCCATGACGATAAGCAACTGCTCTCCGCACTCAAGATCGCTTCGGAACGCGGCAAGAGCATCCTCATCGATCCGGTAAGCTGCGACTTCACCAAGGAAAACTTCGCAGACAAGCCCGACCTCGCCGCCATGGAAGCAGGCGACACCGAGGAAGAGGAGTTCTGCGAAAACTGCGGCAAGCAGATGGTCCTGAAGAATGGCCCCTGGGGTCCCTTCATGTCCTGCCCGGACTACAGCGCCGACCCGCCCTGCAAAACGGTGCGTCGCCTGAACCAGAAGGTCCAGCAGAAACCGCCAGAACCCACCGGCGAACCCTGCCCGCAGTGCGGCATGGAACTGGTCAAGCGTCAGGGTGCTTACGGCGAGTTCACCTCCTGCTCCGGCTACCCCAAGTGCAAGTACGTGAAACAGGTACTGCTTGACGTCCCATGCCCGAAGGACGGAGCGCCCATCGCCGAACGCAAATCGAAAATGGGCAACGTCTTCTACGGCTGCACAAACTATCCCAAGTGCGACTTCAGCAGCAACCAGAAGCTGATCGCCAAGCCATGCCCCAAGGGCAACTCGTCATACCTCATCGAAGTGCCCAACAAGCAGGACGGCTACATCCACGAGGTTTGCCCGCACAACCACGATGCTCTACCCAAGCGCCGCCCCAAGAAGGGCGCGAAGGTTGAGGAGCCGGTGGAAGATCCCATCACCTGCGACTACGATCACAAGACCAACCGCAAGATCGAGTCCAAAGCGCCAGTAGAGATTCCAACTCTCCAGCGCCCGGACCCGAACGCAACGCGGCCCATCGTGGAATCGGTAGCGTAA